In Anseongella ginsenosidimutans, one genomic interval encodes:
- a CDS encoding mechanosensitive ion channel family protein — MNQITSTTERIISNWLFTKLVEWGVPENVAIYLNLLALLTALSLIVIITTYLTRKILLEALAKVTAKTNSHFDDFLMRNRTMAYVARLIPLIIVVQAIPVVLADIPQLIRPVRILADIYLILLWVWIIRAVLRSLRDYLRTRESFKDKPLDSYLQVISIIVFIFAGLLIFSMVSGKDVWYFVTAMGAATAILMLVFKDTILGFVASIQVSTNDMVRIGDWIEMPKYGADGDVLEINLNTVKVQNWDKTITTIPTYYLITDSFKNWRGMQESGGRRIKRPLHLKISSIRYLEKDEIEELKKIQLLKPFIEERQLEIDRYNEEKGADRSMPVNGRNMTNAGLFRKYIELYTHSHPGINKNLTFIVRQLSPGDNGLPLELYMFTSDIRWVPYEGIMSDIFDHLLSAIKYFKLEIFELPASDDLRSLSLPAKPEQPV, encoded by the coding sequence ATGAATCAAATTACTTCTACGACAGAACGAATTATAAGCAATTGGCTCTTTACGAAACTTGTGGAATGGGGCGTTCCTGAAAATGTAGCCATTTACCTGAACCTCCTGGCGCTTTTGACAGCGCTTTCCCTGATCGTGATCATCACAACTTACCTTACCCGTAAGATACTGTTAGAAGCCCTTGCCAAAGTGACGGCCAAAACCAATAGCCATTTTGATGATTTTCTGATGCGCAACCGGACAATGGCCTATGTGGCCCGGCTAATTCCGCTGATCATCGTGGTGCAGGCGATCCCTGTGGTGCTGGCAGATATTCCTCAGCTGATCCGGCCGGTAAGGATACTTGCGGACATTTACCTGATCCTGTTGTGGGTATGGATCATCCGGGCGGTCCTGCGCTCGCTAAGGGATTACCTGCGAACCAGGGAGTCGTTCAAAGACAAACCGCTTGACAGTTACCTGCAGGTGATCAGTATTATCGTATTCATTTTTGCCGGGCTGCTTATTTTCTCCATGGTATCGGGAAAAGATGTCTGGTATTTTGTTACCGCCATGGGAGCCGCCACGGCCATTCTCATGCTGGTGTTCAAGGATACCATCCTGGGATTCGTGGCCAGCATCCAGGTTTCCACCAATGACATGGTCCGTATCGGCGACTGGATTGAAATGCCCAAGTACGGGGCCGACGGGGATGTACTGGAAATCAATCTGAATACGGTAAAAGTGCAGAACTGGGATAAAACCATCACCACCATTCCCACTTATTACCTGATCACAGATTCCTTTAAGAACTGGCGCGGCATGCAGGAATCAGGCGGAAGAAGGATCAAGCGCCCGCTCCATTTAAAAATATCCAGCATTCGTTATCTCGAAAAAGACGAAATAGAAGAGCTGAAAAAAATTCAGCTGCTCAAGCCCTTTATTGAAGAACGGCAGCTTGAAATTGACCGTTATAACGAAGAAAAAGGGGCTGATCGCAGCATGCCGGTCAACGGGCGAAATATGACCAATGCAGGTTTGTTCAGGAAATACATCGAATTATACACCCATAGCCATCCCGGCATCAATAAGAACCTTACGTTTATCGTACGGCAGCTGAGCCCGGGCGACAACGGACTTCCCCTGGAGCTGTATATGTTTACTTCCGATATTCGCTGGGTGCCTTACGAGGGAATTATGTCTGATATTTTTGATCACCTGTTGTCGGCTATCAAGTATTTTAAACTTGAGATCTTTGAGCTGCCGGCCTCGGATGACCTTCGTTCGCTCTCGCTTCCGGCCAAACCGGAACAACCGGTGTAG
- a CDS encoding gliding motility-associated C-terminal domain-containing protein has product MPHQCLVMRRGLKLILVLPAILCWWQELSGQTQLCSGSLGEPIINMTFGSGPGFGPALDAGVTTYQYVPGPVNDDGQYTLASNVNYAKSDWHFLEDHTPGDINGYMLVVNADLAKGEFYRGLVSGLCENTTFEFSAWITNANTPPTCAYHSIRPNIEFRIEDMDGTILARTTTGDIDTSAVPRWENYGFTFTTDNKTEFYLVMVNNNGGGCGNDLAIDDITFRACGPSLLVNAEGYSSAEMPYVCPGARIDLESVVGSEFPDPLYQWQASDDDGLTWLDLPGEDTNELNGIIAGDTRSFRVVAAANAANLLSPFCRVVSNPVKITVVPPLTIEQEPADLSACLNEQPFFEIAASGGYPEPEYRWESSSSPNGPWAPAEAAPESTPPNRYYPPITAPGDYYYRCIVSTAAQGCQPLASRAAKLSILPPVVTLDLPVETICAGQEPLLLTGGQPLRQQNDQTGIYSGKGVINGYFDPQAAGGPGTYEITYTLSNTSGCQYVANDMITVHPPAVAEAGADRKMLEGTFTTLNGAGNGVSFSWSPAAGLDDPQQASPRASPPETTTYTLTVTTAGGCTATDTVRVEVLEKLLIPSAFTPNQDGVNDTWDIHGISGYPEASVKVFNRWGTTVFRSKGYHIPWDGAARGALLPDGTYYYLIIPGIFLEPVSGSVTIVR; this is encoded by the coding sequence TTGCCCCACCAATGTCTGGTAATGCGCCGGGGGCTGAAACTTATCCTTGTCCTGCCGGCAATACTCTGCTGGTGGCAGGAGCTTTCAGGCCAAACCCAGCTCTGCAGCGGCAGCCTGGGCGAACCCATTATAAATATGACCTTTGGCAGCGGGCCGGGCTTCGGGCCTGCCCTCGATGCCGGAGTAACCACTTATCAATACGTTCCTGGACCTGTTAATGATGACGGGCAATATACGCTGGCAAGCAATGTAAATTATGCAAAATCAGACTGGCACTTCCTGGAAGATCATACTCCCGGAGACATTAACGGGTACATGCTGGTTGTCAATGCCGACCTGGCTAAAGGAGAATTTTACCGGGGCCTGGTCAGCGGGCTTTGCGAAAACACGACCTTTGAGTTCAGCGCCTGGATCACCAATGCCAACACCCCTCCCACCTGTGCTTACCATAGCATACGCCCGAATATAGAGTTCCGGATTGAAGATATGGACGGAACCATACTGGCCCGGACCACGACAGGCGACATCGATACTTCCGCAGTTCCCCGCTGGGAAAACTACGGTTTCACCTTCACGACTGATAATAAGACGGAATTCTACCTGGTAATGGTAAATAATAACGGGGGCGGATGCGGAAACGACCTGGCCATTGACGATATCACGTTCCGGGCCTGCGGGCCTTCCCTGCTCGTGAATGCCGAAGGGTATAGCAGTGCAGAAATGCCCTATGTTTGCCCCGGAGCCCGTATTGACCTGGAAAGCGTTGTCGGAAGTGAGTTTCCGGATCCCCTGTACCAATGGCAGGCAAGCGATGATGACGGGCTAACCTGGCTGGACCTGCCGGGAGAGGACACGAACGAACTCAATGGTATTATCGCCGGCGATACGCGTTCGTTCCGGGTGGTAGCGGCGGCAAATGCCGCCAATTTGCTCAGTCCCTTTTGCCGGGTAGTATCCAATCCGGTAAAGATCACAGTGGTACCTCCTCTTACTATTGAGCAGGAGCCGGCCGATCTTTCCGCCTGCCTTAATGAACAGCCTTTTTTTGAGATAGCCGCCAGCGGCGGATACCCGGAACCGGAATACCGCTGGGAAAGCAGTTCAAGCCCGAACGGCCCCTGGGCGCCGGCGGAAGCAGCCCCGGAAAGCACACCTCCTAACCGGTATTACCCTCCTATAACAGCACCGGGCGACTATTATTACCGCTGCATCGTTTCTACAGCCGCACAAGGCTGCCAGCCACTTGCCTCCAGGGCAGCGAAGCTGAGCATACTTCCTCCCGTTGTGACGCTGGACCTGCCGGTAGAAACGATATGTGCAGGCCAGGAACCGCTGCTATTAACAGGGGGGCAGCCTTTACGGCAGCAGAATGACCAAACCGGCATATACAGCGGCAAGGGCGTCATAAACGGTTACTTCGACCCGCAGGCGGCAGGCGGGCCGGGAACCTATGAAATAACCTATACCCTTAGCAATACCAGCGGCTGCCAGTATGTGGCAAATGATATGATCACCGTGCATCCACCGGCGGTAGCAGAGGCGGGCGCAGACAGGAAAATGCTGGAAGGTACCTTTACCACCCTGAACGGAGCCGGCAACGGCGTTTCTTTCTCCTGGAGCCCTGCGGCAGGGCTGGATGATCCGCAGCAAGCCAGCCCGCGGGCCAGCCCGCCGGAAACTACCACCTATACCTTAACTGTAACAACAGCCGGCGGCTGTACGGCTACCGATACTGTACGGGTAGAGGTTCTGGAAAAGCTCCTCATCCCTTCGGCATTTACACCTAACCAGGATGGCGTGAACGATACCTGGGACATTCACGGTATCAGCGGCTACCCGGAGGCATCCGTAAAGGTCTTTAACCGCTGGGGAACCACCGTGTTCCGGTCAAAAGGTTACCATATTCCCTGGGACGGCGCAGCCCGGGGCGCCCTCCTGCCGGACGGAACTTATTATTACCTGATCATACCCGGCATTTTCCTGGAACCTGTTTCCGGCTCCGTTACCATCGTCCGTTAG
- a CDS encoding FAD-binding and (Fe-S)-binding domain-containing protein produces MNTGQLLEAILPRQRIKARLIDLAAYAPDAGFYYLLPKAVVQPVSEEEIIALFNFSQKQHIPLTFRTGGTSLSGQAISGGILVDLSMYWNRLDVEAGGTRIRVQPGVIGAMANARLRQYRRKIGPDPASINSAMMGGILSNNASGMCCGVSRNSYHTTRYIRFILPNGKRYSTENKEDYMRFRDECPEIYDCLLALREQISSRPDLHELIRKKYKTKNTVGYSVNAFIDHDHPLDILAHLLIGAEGTLGFISEAVLETVPDYPAKSTALLYFHDIFEACKTIGPLTAAGAEAVELMDRASLHSVVHIKGIPEPIRTLPAAAAALLVEFQGNTPEVVRGKIDTFLALTPALSLLNPPEFTENPLEQAFLWKVRKGLFPAIGAVRESGTSVILEDIAFPVEKLSEAVLDLQGLFVKHGYDKAIIFGHAKDGNIHFVITQAFDTPGKVERYRAFLDEVVALVVNKYQGALKAEHGTGRNMAPFVETEWGGEIYRVMKTLKACIDPGNLLNPGVIINEDPQAHIRDLKEMPQVESEVDKCMECGFCEYKCPSRNLTLTPRQRIVVRRELAKMEKTGDGENHRLLLEQYQYDGLDTCAVDGLCATACPVDINTGALVKRLRKENHSKTANKLALRAAKHFNALEIAIKGGLQVGNAFNGLFGKNTMRRLTGSLKKIIPALPLWSNQLRPAPPVSRLLARKVESSEAAAVYFPTCISRVMGVTPGNDKSIAETFMRVSSKAGVPVMIHEEIGGTCCGQPFSSKGFTGAFAHTANRTVEKLWNWTGQGRLPVVLDITSCTHTLQGCRPLLTAENQQRFDSLRIIDSIDFIADYLLPKALVRRKKAKIVLHPVCSLQHMGLENKFQAIAAQLAEDVTVPLKAGCCGMAGDRGFLFPELTDSATAPEAAEVKQQEYEGYYSSAKTCEMAMSEAVKKNYQSLVYLLDECI; encoded by the coding sequence ATGAATACAGGACAACTTCTGGAAGCCATTTTGCCCCGGCAGCGGATCAAGGCCCGCCTGATTGACCTGGCGGCCTATGCACCTGATGCCGGTTTTTATTACCTGCTGCCCAAAGCCGTCGTACAACCGGTTTCCGAGGAAGAAATTATTGCCCTTTTTAACTTTTCGCAAAAACAGCATATTCCTCTTACCTTTCGCACGGGCGGCACCAGCTTATCGGGCCAGGCCATATCCGGCGGTATTCTCGTTGACCTCAGCATGTACTGGAACCGGCTTGACGTGGAAGCAGGCGGAACGCGGATCCGGGTGCAGCCGGGAGTGATCGGTGCAATGGCCAATGCGCGGCTGCGGCAATACCGCAGGAAAATAGGCCCTGATCCGGCAAGCATCAACTCTGCCATGATGGGCGGGATCCTGTCGAATAATGCCAGCGGCATGTGCTGCGGGGTGAGCCGGAACTCCTATCATACTACCCGTTATATTCGTTTTATCCTCCCTAACGGAAAACGCTATTCCACGGAGAACAAAGAAGACTATATGCGCTTCCGGGACGAATGCCCGGAAATTTATGATTGCCTGCTTGCGCTGCGCGAACAGATCAGCAGCCGGCCTGACCTTCATGAGCTTATCAGAAAAAAGTATAAAACCAAGAACACAGTAGGCTATTCCGTTAATGCATTTATAGACCATGACCACCCGCTGGATATTTTAGCTCATTTGCTCATCGGAGCCGAAGGCACGCTGGGATTCATTTCGGAAGCCGTGCTGGAAACAGTTCCTGATTATCCCGCAAAATCCACGGCGCTGCTTTATTTCCATGATATTTTTGAAGCCTGCAAAACGATCGGCCCCTTAACTGCCGCGGGCGCAGAAGCTGTGGAATTAATGGACAGGGCATCCCTCCATTCCGTCGTTCATATTAAAGGCATTCCGGAACCAATCAGGACGCTGCCGGCAGCAGCTGCCGCCCTCCTGGTGGAATTCCAGGGAAACACCCCGGAAGTAGTGCGCGGCAAGATCGATACGTTCCTGGCGCTTACACCGGCTCTATCCCTGCTAAACCCACCGGAATTCACAGAAAACCCGCTGGAACAGGCCTTTCTCTGGAAAGTCCGGAAAGGATTATTCCCAGCCATCGGGGCGGTTCGTGAAAGCGGCACTTCAGTAATCCTGGAAGACATCGCTTTCCCGGTGGAAAAATTAAGCGAAGCCGTGCTGGATCTCCAGGGGCTGTTCGTAAAACACGGCTATGACAAGGCGATTATTTTCGGCCATGCCAAAGACGGCAATATCCATTTTGTCATTACCCAGGCTTTTGATACTCCCGGGAAAGTGGAACGTTACCGGGCCTTCCTGGATGAAGTGGTGGCCCTGGTGGTAAACAAATACCAGGGAGCCTTAAAAGCTGAACACGGTACCGGCCGGAATATGGCGCCTTTTGTGGAAACAGAGTGGGGCGGGGAAATTTACCGGGTGATGAAAACCCTGAAAGCTTGCATCGATCCCGGCAACCTCCTGAACCCCGGCGTGATCATCAATGAAGACCCGCAGGCCCATATTCGTGATCTGAAAGAAATGCCGCAGGTGGAATCAGAAGTAGACAAATGCATGGAATGCGGCTTCTGCGAATATAAATGCCCCAGCCGCAACCTCACGCTTACTCCCAGGCAACGCATTGTGGTACGGCGGGAACTGGCGAAAATGGAAAAAACCGGGGATGGAGAAAATCACCGGCTGCTGCTGGAACAATATCAGTACGACGGCCTGGATACCTGCGCCGTGGATGGCCTCTGCGCCACGGCCTGCCCCGTGGATATCAACACCGGCGCCCTTGTAAAACGGCTGCGGAAAGAGAATCATAGTAAAACAGCCAATAAGCTTGCGCTGAGGGCTGCAAAACATTTCAACGCCCTGGAAATCGCCATAAAAGGCGGCCTCCAAGTAGGAAACGCATTCAATGGCTTGTTCGGAAAAAATACGATGCGCAGGCTGACAGGCTCCCTGAAAAAAATAATTCCCGCGCTTCCCTTGTGGTCTAACCAGCTTCGTCCGGCCCCGCCGGTATCCCGCCTGCTTGCCAGGAAAGTAGAATCTTCTGAGGCGGCCGCCGTTTATTTTCCCACCTGTATTTCCAGGGTCATGGGCGTCACGCCGGGAAATGATAAGAGTATTGCGGAAACATTTATGCGCGTCTCCTCTAAGGCCGGCGTCCCGGTTATGATCCATGAAGAGATCGGCGGAACCTGCTGCGGCCAGCCTTTTTCATCGAAGGGCTTTACCGGCGCTTTCGCCCATACGGCCAACCGGACCGTTGAAAAGCTCTGGAACTGGACCGGACAGGGCCGGCTGCCGGTGGTGCTGGACATTACTTCCTGTACCCATACTCTCCAGGGTTGCCGCCCCCTGCTGACCGCGGAAAACCAGCAGCGTTTTGATTCGCTCAGGATCATCGACAGCATTGATTTCATCGCCGATTACCTGTTACCCAAGGCGCTGGTCCGGCGAAAAAAAGCAAAAATAGTACTCCATCCGGTCTGCTCTCTTCAGCACATGGGTCTGGAAAATAAATTCCAGGCAATAGCGGCCCAACTGGCAGAAGATGTCACTGTCCCCCTGAAAGCGGGCTGCTGCGGCATGGCCGGTGATCGGGGTTTCTTATTCCCCGAACTGACGGACTCAGCCACGGCGCCCGAAGCCGCCGAAGTAAAGCAGCAGGAATACGAAGGGTACTATTCTTCCGCCAAAACCTGCGAAATGGCCATGTCCGAAGCGGTGAAAAAAAATTACCAGTCCCTGGTTTACCTGCTGGACGAATGCATCTAA
- a CDS encoding PorP/SprF family type IX secretion system membrane protein gives MKRFLLAYVLLFITAGLKAQQQPQYTMYMANNFVLNPAVAGIENYTDVKLSYRAQWVGIEDAPVTAYATIHGLIAADLEGRRHGLGGAIVLDKTGPTQRFSGTVAYGFHLPVSKNLTTAFGVSAGIMEYSLNTDALELGNPNDVILTKGNYSQMLPSVNAGIWLYSPDFFIGAAAQNLIESKLTFNSYTASEESRLYRHYFLTGGYRFAVSETLTATPSLMLKIVQPVPVSFDINFKMMYRDRFWAGLSYRKRDGFAAMAGINISPLINVSYAYDYVTSDLQDYTSGSHEIILGILLNNEEGALCPTNVW, from the coding sequence ATGAAAAGATTCCTGCTTGCATACGTACTGCTATTCATTACCGCAGGGCTTAAAGCCCAGCAGCAGCCGCAATATACCATGTACATGGCGAATAATTTCGTGCTTAACCCCGCGGTTGCGGGAATCGAAAATTACACCGATGTAAAATTAAGTTACCGGGCGCAATGGGTAGGCATAGAAGATGCGCCTGTAACGGCTTATGCCACCATACACGGGCTGATCGCTGCTGACCTGGAAGGCCGGCGGCACGGGCTTGGCGGCGCTATCGTGCTTGATAAAACAGGGCCCACCCAGCGTTTTTCTGGCACGGTTGCTTATGGGTTCCATTTGCCGGTGAGCAAGAATCTGACAACCGCTTTCGGAGTAAGCGCCGGGATCATGGAATATTCGCTCAACACGGACGCGCTGGAATTAGGCAATCCCAACGATGTGATCCTTACCAAAGGTAATTACTCCCAAATGCTCCCGAGCGTCAACGCAGGTATCTGGCTCTATTCGCCGGATTTTTTCATCGGCGCCGCCGCGCAGAACCTGATCGAAAGCAAGCTCACTTTTAACAGCTACACCGCTTCTGAAGAAAGCCGCCTGTACCGCCATTACTTCCTTACCGGAGGGTATCGTTTCGCCGTAAGCGAGACACTTACAGCTACCCCTTCCCTGATGCTGAAAATAGTACAGCCGGTGCCGGTTTCCTTCGATATCAATTTTAAAATGATGTATCGCGACCGTTTCTGGGCCGGTTTGTCTTACCGGAAAAGGGATGGCTTTGCCGCCATGGCCGGGATCAATATCAGTCCGCTTATCAATGTCAGCTACGCCTATGATTATGTCACCTCGGACCTCCAGGATTATACCAGCGGCAGCCATGAGATCATCCTGGGTATCCTGCTGAATAATGAAGAAGGCGCGCTTTGCCCCACCAATGTCTGGTAA
- a CDS encoding PKD domain-containing protein — protein sequence MRYWGALFLLAAGLELNAQNTTNKGTDFWTTFTSHINVENGEFYPPGLALYITSDVSTSGVVSIPGRGYSDEFTVSPNNITIVQVPFGLSYTGTSEAPEQKGIHISSRDPVVVYSHIYGEKRSGASLVMPSRSLGQEYRAVCYYEDSQFSIIGVESDTWVEITPTALTEAGRPANTPFKIKLQAGDVYQVRSGGDLTGSKITTKVPENSNCKKIAVYSGSMGVRIGCGGQGFDNLYQQLFAYSSWGRDYIAVPMENRPYDILRILAGEQASTVTVNGVSRVISPGGYLEVPQITEALVIHADQPVSVAQFTPSQTCDNRNPRDDNLSPFYEPLYPGDPDMVILSPIEQNLRQITLYSSSAQDITDNYINVIIAKEDVPTFTLDGSTQVGQFREITGNTTYAYARFRVSAGTHRLSAGGGFNAIAYGYGNYESYAYLGGTNLLDFSKHITHETGPEIYTGSESCSGRTVRFSAELDFEVYSFQWDFGDGTVSGVETELEKLLSYEHTYAGAGNYTAKLVILKSDGSECGDAERLEIPYELQVSPNPFPEPVFHIPPSCVEDLVQFENLSSIADGTAMTYEWDFGDGSPVSGEANPLHKFSQPGIYQVSLSAISKYGCRQQLSQEITINAADPSAEFTLAEAICQNETALFSDQSTVSLGEVTRWHWDFNGEGSSAEKDPSFRFATPGLKTITLTAYTGENCFDVEVREMTVLPSPEPVFTLSREQAVVCVNTPPFTLSGFSPLNGHLGGQGQLAAAAGLDENGIFYPALAGAGSHEVFYTYTNAEGCSQTVSQVILVQELPVVNAGNDQRILEGKSADLNAGSSGIRFEWTPSHGLDNPFSLDPRAAPDTTTVYTLTAWNEAGCMNTDEVKVEVLRFLRIPGMFTPNNDGTNDRWIIGNIEDYPRCLVQIFNRFGERVFHSQGYPEPWNGDLGNKLLPPATYYYVIRPNEAHPRSPGR from the coding sequence GTGAGATATTGGGGAGCGCTTTTTCTGCTGGCGGCAGGGCTGGAATTGAATGCCCAGAACACAACAAATAAGGGAACTGATTTCTGGACCACCTTTACCTCCCATATCAATGTAGAGAACGGTGAATTCTACCCGCCGGGTCTGGCGCTTTACATCACCTCCGATGTAAGCACTTCAGGAGTGGTTTCTATTCCCGGACGCGGATACAGCGATGAGTTTACTGTCAGCCCCAATAATATTACTATCGTTCAGGTTCCCTTCGGGCTAAGCTATACCGGCACTTCCGAAGCCCCGGAACAAAAAGGCATTCATATCAGCTCCCGCGATCCCGTTGTCGTTTACTCGCATATTTACGGGGAAAAGCGGTCCGGAGCCTCCCTGGTAATGCCTTCACGCTCCCTGGGCCAGGAATACAGGGCTGTCTGCTATTATGAAGATTCGCAGTTCAGCATTATAGGGGTAGAAAGCGACACCTGGGTGGAAATCACCCCTACGGCGCTGACCGAAGCCGGCCGGCCGGCGAATACGCCCTTCAAGATCAAATTGCAGGCGGGGGATGTTTACCAGGTGAGATCCGGGGGTGACCTTACCGGATCAAAGATCACGACGAAGGTACCTGAGAACAGCAACTGCAAAAAAATAGCCGTCTATTCAGGAAGCATGGGTGTTCGCATAGGCTGCGGGGGGCAGGGATTTGACAACCTTTATCAGCAGCTTTTTGCTTATAGCAGCTGGGGCAGGGATTACATAGCCGTTCCCATGGAAAACCGCCCTTATGATATCCTCCGGATCCTTGCAGGGGAGCAGGCAAGCACCGTGACTGTTAACGGGGTCAGCCGGGTCATCAGCCCGGGCGGCTACCTGGAGGTGCCGCAAATAACCGAAGCATTGGTAATCCATGCCGACCAGCCGGTTTCCGTGGCGCAATTCACCCCTTCTCAGACTTGTGACAACCGGAACCCAAGGGATGATAACCTGTCTCCTTTTTATGAACCCTTGTATCCCGGCGACCCGGACATGGTGATCCTCAGCCCCATTGAACAAAACCTGCGTCAGATCACCCTGTATTCCTCCAGCGCCCAGGATATCACCGATAACTATATAAATGTCATCATTGCCAAAGAGGACGTTCCAACTTTCACGCTGGATGGAAGCACCCAGGTGGGCCAGTTCCGGGAAATAACCGGAAATACAACCTATGCTTATGCCCGTTTCCGCGTAAGCGCGGGCACGCACCGTCTTTCCGCCGGCGGCGGCTTCAATGCCATTGCGTATGGCTATGGAAATTACGAATCCTACGCCTACCTGGGCGGCACGAACCTGCTTGATTTTTCCAAGCACATCACCCACGAAACAGGGCCGGAGATTTACACGGGATCGGAAAGCTGCAGCGGGCGTACCGTCCGTTTTAGCGCGGAGCTGGATTTCGAAGTCTATTCCTTTCAATGGGATTTCGGCGACGGGACGGTATCAGGCGTAGAAACCGAACTGGAAAAGCTGCTTTCCTATGAGCATACATATGCCGGCGCCGGTAATTATACGGCTAAACTGGTGATCCTTAAAAGCGACGGCAGCGAATGCGGAGATGCCGAAAGGCTGGAGATCCCCTACGAACTGCAGGTCAGCCCCAATCCATTTCCTGAGCCTGTTTTCCATATTCCTCCGTCTTGTGTGGAAGACCTCGTACAATTTGAAAATTTAAGTTCCATCGCCGACGGGACAGCGATGACCTACGAATGGGATTTTGGAGATGGCAGCCCTGTATCCGGCGAAGCAAATCCCTTGCATAAATTTTCGCAGCCCGGCATTTACCAGGTGAGCCTTTCCGCCATTTCAAAATATGGCTGCCGGCAGCAATTAAGCCAGGAGATTACCATTAACGCGGCTGATCCCAGCGCGGAATTCACGCTGGCGGAAGCGATCTGCCAGAACGAAACAGCGCTTTTTTCCGACCAGAGTACGGTCAGCCTGGGAGAAGTGACCCGCTGGCATTGGGATTTTAACGGCGAAGGAAGTTCGGCGGAAAAAGATCCTTCCTTCCGCTTTGCCACCCCCGGCCTGAAAACAATTACCCTTACCGCATATACCGGTGAAAACTGCTTTGACGTGGAAGTAAGGGAAATGACGGTCCTGCCTTCTCCGGAACCGGTCTTCACCCTGAGCCGGGAGCAGGCGGTCGTTTGCGTCAATACGCCTCCGTTTACGCTCTCCGGTTTCTCTCCCCTGAACGGCCACCTGGGAGGGCAAGGGCAGCTGGCAGCTGCTGCCGGACTGGATGAAAACGGGATCTTTTATCCCGCCCTTGCAGGAGCGGGCAGCCACGAAGTTTTTTACACCTATACCAATGCGGAAGGCTGCAGCCAGACCGTGTCCCAGGTGATACTTGTGCAGGAGCTGCCGGTGGTAAACGCCGGCAATGACCAACGGATCCTTGAAGGAAAAAGCGCTGATCTGAACGCGGGAAGCAGCGGGATCCGGTTCGAATGGACGCCTTCCCATGGGCTGGATAACCCGTTTAGCCTGGATCCCCGCGCAGCTCCCGACACCACCACGGTTTATACGCTGACTGCCTGGAACGAAGCCGGCTGCATGAACACCGATGAAGTGAAAGTGGAGGTATTGCGCTTTCTCCGGATTCCCGGTATGTTCACGCCCAATAACGACGGAACCAATGATCGCTGGATCATCGGAAATATTGAGGACTACCCGCGTTGCCTTGTCCAGATCTTCAACAGGTTTGGGGAACGGGTCTTTCATTCACAAGGCTATCCCGAGCCCTGGAACGGAGACCTCGGCAATAAACTTCTGCCTCCGGCCACTTATTATTACGTGATCAGGCCCAATGAAGCCCATCCCCGATCACCGGGTCGGTAA